The proteins below come from a single Ptychodera flava strain L36383 chromosome 6, AS_Pfla_20210202, whole genome shotgun sequence genomic window:
- the LOC139134927 gene encoding interferon-induced protein with tetratricopeptide repeats 5-like: MSQQKESTTTPHVDTLPVQLRDVFAELRQKYPCPFFWELDHGETLRSKVKEKAETWLHDEPRNTALHNVIGYIAYSGPPPGAAAKAKEKFEYVLQIQPDNLIALTSLVYVCRCEGDEATAEQWLRKLTSLPKHDEERRKSQAQFEKGFIYFRFGEKYYERAENLLRLAVSDEPESQERLKSLIQVMTRRLDRFRVSGYTIKYEDAPEYVRVLVGYSLRLIDLNPAEGLYYALRGEILQRANSYNNCKEAIREFFGKHPDETIEKSFEEAYRLAPEDIYVCEKLAHHYRKRGQSKKASAVFRDIIRRFPNKSSAAHQNIGISALVCYEKRGGEADLEEAIRELKVAIEIDRTNTNAMTRLGRALCAAEKYEESKAWFTRAIQIRDDPDDARDVAMIRYHFSICLLQMGEIDRGYEEMKGVLANEGRMNFSISQKYDKYFEDEKRKNPTDAWPVAHKAQKELLLRRPREALSLFREANQLDPENVHICLGIGKAYLQMNDRRNARQWLEASKSLGSDEATGLLSEIR; this comes from the coding sequence ATGTCGCAGCAAAAGGAATCCACCACCACGCCCCATGTTGACACCCTACCAGTACAACTGAGAGACGTGTTTGCTGAACTTAGGCAAAAGTATCCCTGTCCTTTCTTCTGGGAGTTAGATCATGGTGAAACACTGCGTTCCAAGGTAAAGGAGAAAGCAGAGACGTGGTTACATGACGAACCGAGAAACACAGCTCTCCACAACGTCATCGGGTACATAGCCTATTCGGGGCCACCTCCAGGGGCTGCTGCAAAagcgaaagaaaagtttgaaTATGTTCTCCAAATCCAACCCGACAACCTCATAGCATTGACAAGCCTGGTGTATGTGTGCAGATGCGAAGGAGACGAGGCAACGGCAGAACAATGGCTGCGAAAACTAACATCATTACCCAAACACGATGAAGAGCGGAGGAAATCTCAGGCACAGTTCGAAAAAGGCTTCATATATTTCCGTTTCGGAGAAAAATACTACGAACGTGCCGAGAACTTGCTACGTCTCGCTGTCAGTGACGAACCAGAATCACAGGAGAGATTGAAATCCCTAATACAAGTGATGACTCGCCGTCTCGATCGGTTTAGAGTGTCGGGCTATACTATAAAATACGAAGACGCTCCTGAATACGTCAGAGTGTTGGTGGGTTACTCACTCCGTTTGATAGATCTGAACCCGGCAGAAGGCCTGTACTATGCGCTGCGTGGGGAAATATTGCAGAGGGCGAACTCTTACAATAATTGTAAAGAAGCAATCAGAGAATTCTTTGGGAAGCATCCGGATGAGACCATCGAGAAGAGTTTCGAAGAAGCGTACAGGCTGGCTCCTGAAGATATTTACGTATGTGAAAAACTGGCTCACCATTACCGGAAAAGGGGTCAGTCTAAGAAAGCCAGTGCCGTGTTCAGAGACATAATCCGAAGATTTCCGAACAAGTCAAGTGCTGCTCATCAAAACATCGGTATAAGTGCACTGGTTTGTTATGAAAAGAGAGGCGGTGAAGCTGATTTGGAAGAGGCCATCAGGGAACTGAAAGTGGCTATAGAGATTGACAGAACCAACACGAACGCAATGACCCGTCTCGGCAGGGCTCTTTGTGCCGCAGAAAAGTACGAAGAGTCGAAGGCATGGTTTACACGAGCCATACAAATCAGAGACGATCCAGATGATGCGAGGGATGTGGCCATGATACGGTATCACTTCAGCATATGTCTTCTGCAAATGGGAGAAATCGACAGAGGTTATGAAGAGATGAAAGGCGTCCTAGCAAACGAAGGTCGAATGAActtttcaatttctcaaaagtacgaCAAGTACTTTGAAGATGAAAAACGAAAAAACCCGACAGATGCTTGGCCAGTTGCGCACAAAGCACAGAAAGAATTACTCCTTCGCAGACCGAGAGAAGCCCTTTCATTGTTCAGAGAGGCAAATCAACTTGATCCTGAAAATGTTCACATATGTCTAGGAATTGGGAAAGCATATTTGCAGATGAATGACCGTAGAAATGCAAGACAGTGGTTAGAGGCTTCAAAATCACTGGGAAGTGACGAAGCTACTGGTCTTCTTTCCGAGATACGCTAA
- the LOC139134206 gene encoding interferon-induced protein with tetratricopeptide repeats 5-like, with product MYCEKTPTTTPHVDTLPVQLRQAFAELRQKYPCPFFWELDHGETLRSKVRQKAETWLHDEPRNTALHNVIGYIAYSDPPHGAAAKAKEKFEYVLQIQPDNLIALTSLVYVCRCEGDEATAEQWLRKLTSLPKHDEERRKSQARFEKGFIYFRFGEKYYERAENLLRLAVSDEPESQERLKSLIQVMTRRLDRTRVSGYTIKYEDAPEYVRELVGYSLRLIDLNPAEGLYYALRGEILQRANSYNNCKEAIREFFGKHPDETIEKSYEEAYRLAPEDIYVCEKLAHHYRKKGQYGKASAVYKDIIRRFPNKSSAAHQSIGISALVCYEKRGGEADLEEAIRELKVAVEIDRTNTNAMTRLGMALCAAEKYEESKAWFTRAIQIRDDPDDARDVAMIRYHFSICLLQMGEIDRGYEEMKGVLANEGRMNFSISKKYDKYFEDEKRKNPTDAWPVAHKAQKELLLGRPREALSLFRKANQLDPQNVYICLGIGKAYLQMNDRRNARQWLEASKSLGSDEATGLLCEIR from the coding sequence ATGTATTGCGAAAAGACACCAACCACCACGCCCCACGTTGACACTTTACCCGTACAACTAAGACAAGCTTTTGCTGAACTTCGGCAAAAGTATCCCTGTCCTTTCTTCTGGGAGTTAGATCATGGTGAAACACTGCGTTCCAAGGTAAGGCAGAAAGCAGAGACGTGGTTACATGACGAACCGAGAAACACAGCTCTCCACAACGTCATCGGGTACATAGCCTATTCGGATCCACCTCACGGGGCTGCTGCAAAagcgaaagaaaagtttgaaTATGTTCTCCAAATCCAACCCGACAACCTCATAGCATTGACAAGCCTGGTGTATGTGTGCAGATGCGAAGGAGACGAGGCAACGGCAGAACAATGGCTGCGAAAACTAACATCATTACCCAAACACGACGAAGAGCGGAGGAAATCTCAGGCACGGTTCGAAAAAGGCTTCATTTATTTCCGTTTCGGAGAAAAATACTACGAACGTGCCGAGAACTTGCTACGTCTCGCTGTCAGTGACGAACCAGAATCACAGGAGAGATTGAAATCCCTAATACAAGTGATGACTCGCCGTCTCGATCGGACTAGAGTGTCGGGCTATACTATAAAATACGAAGACGCTCCTGAATATGTCAGGGAGTTGGTGGGTTACTCACTCCGTTTGATAGATCTGAACCCGGCAGAAGGCCTGTACTATGCGCTGCGTGGGGAAATATTGCAGAGGGCGAACTCTTACAATAATTGTAAAGAAGCAATCAGAGAATTCTTTGGGAAGCATCCGGATGAGACCATCGAGAAGAGTTACGAAGAAGCGTACAGGCTGGCTCCTGAAGATATTTACGTATGTGAAAAACTGGCTCACCATTACCGAAAAAAAGGTCAATATGGGAAAGCCAGTGCGGTGTACAAAGACATAATCCGAAGATTTCCGAACAAGTCAAGTGCTGCTCATCAAAGCATCGGTATAAGTGCACTGGTTTGTTATGAAAAGAGAGGCGGTGAAGCTGATTTGGAAGAAGCCATTAGGGAACTGAAAGTGGCTGTAGAGATTGACAGAACCAACACGAACGCAATGACCCGTCTCGGCATGGCTCTTTGTGCCGCAGAAAAGTACGAAGAGTCGAAGGCATGGTTTACACGAGCCATACAAATCAGAGACGACCCAGATGATGCGAGGGATGTGGCCATGATACGGTATCACTTCAGCATATGTCTTCTGCAAATGGGAGAAATCGACAGAGGTTATGAAGAGATGAAAGGCGTCCTAGCAAACGAAGGTCGAATGaacttttcaatttctaaaaagTACGACAAGTACTTTGAAGATGAAAAACGAAAAAACCCGACAGATGCTTGGCCAGTTGCGCACAAAGCGCAGAAAGAATTACTTCTTGGCAGACCGAGAGAAGCCCTTTCATTGTTCAGAAAGGCAAATCAACTTGATCCTCAAAATGTTTACATATGTCTGGGAATTGGGAAAGCATATTTGCAGATGAATGACCGTAGAAATGCAAGACAGTGGTTAGAGGCTTCAAAATCACTGGGAAGTGACGAAGCTACTGGTCTTCTTTGCGAGATACGCTAA